In the genome of Phragmites australis chromosome 9, lpPhrAust1.1, whole genome shotgun sequence, the window gcacatgacatgctcttctcacccttacccctcctcgggtaacgtaagggtgtgcaccgtacccctcctcgggtgacatacggtactgtaccggtacggtcgcggccagaagacgacgacaaacttccaatgcatgagacatatatgtatgacgtgcttcaagcataaccaacataacttccggaatatgcttgagacttaaaaaaaaacattgcatacaacactaatgcacaactgcagaatggcatatcgtgcctactgcacttcataaatcaatcatcgagtaaacttctggaaacgtaaacaacatagtactcagcccagaatcagtcattcagattagatgaatgcactgtaattaaagaatgtaggcaacccaatattaggttaaagcatagtcatacaatacattcacttgcctttaccgacgatgaagaaaattcgatcaagaacgtccggaaatagtaccacctgtacaggcatactatcagaactaaaacacatttaaaacacataaaatatgaagcgtcaattctacgtctgaaaacgtcACGTATACGCCTACATTCCGAAAAACTGAACATAcaattgtatcacatgaaatgatacactattttcaattcagagtcgaactaaaatctcactaattagacttcgctctgatgatcgaaataaatacttcgactcggatatcgtatattcgaatcaataatgattatcgaaacgaaacagactattgatcacatgaaataatacgacaggaattgattgatttgatttaatcaaatCACAAATatccagaaattaccgagaaatcgccttcgaaagattgacgacgaatccgacgaaatcccgaaatttccaacttttcctttttttttctttttttttttcctttcttccttcttcttttttttttcttctcttttcttttcttttctctttcttccttcttcctgcTCTTCGCTCGGCGCTGCTGGCTGCTTGCTTGCTCGCTCTTGCGGCTCTCACACGGTGATGCATggcacgacggcggcggcgcagcgcgACAGCGGCGGCGCAGCGCACGCTGCAGCGGCGCGCAGGGGCGTCGGCGAGCAGCACGCACGGCGGCGAGCAGGCGGTGGTGCCGGCGGGCCGGCGGACAGCGAGTAGCAGtagcggcgcggcggcggcgcgtagCAGCTAGCAGCGCACGCACACACGCACGCGCCGGCGAGCAGTCCTGGCAGCAACGCGCAACGCACAGCAACGATACACAGAGAGAGACGAATGCGAGAAGTGTCTGGATGGATTGGGTTGAGGGCCGATCCATCCGGTACTTatcctttattattttttttatttttattttttttaaaaacaacgaacggtctggATTGATTGGGCTTTCTACGGGTCACAAaatgcccggaacggacatatgaatagcaaaacgGGTTCGTCTCGACCAGATGAACGCAACCatggtctccgatcgtccatacgagccacGGAT includes:
- the LOC133928283 gene encoding uncharacterized protein LOC133928283 isoform X1, producing MDRPSTQSIQTLLAFVSLCVSLLCVARCCQDCSPARACVRALLAATRRRRAATATRCPPARRHHRLLAAVRAARRRPCAPLQRALRRRCRAAPPPSCHASPCESRKSEQASSQQRRAKSRKKEEREKKRKEKKKKRRRKKGKKKRKKKEKLEISGFRRIRRQSFEGDFSVVLFPDVLDRIFFIVGKEVYSMIDL
- the LOC133928283 gene encoding uncharacterized protein LOC133928283 isoform X2 — encoded protein: MDRPSTQSIQTLLAFVSLCVSLLCVARCCQDCSPARACVRALLAATRRRRAATATRCPPARRHHRLLAAVRAARRRPCAPLQRALRRRCRAAPPPSCHASPCESRKSEQASSQQRRAKSRKKEEREKKRKEKKKKRRRKKGKKKRKKKEKLEISGFRRIRRQSFEGDFSVVLFPDVLDRIFFIVGKGMFRC